The nucleotide sequence AAGTTCCCGTGCGTCTAGCATACTGTTCCGAAAACTGCTTCATTGCGATTAAGCTTTTTTGGCTCGATAATTTATCGTTTGTTTCTGGGGTCATGGATCAGCGTGTAATTTTATAACAATATTATTTTTAATTTTACCGCAATAGATGTCAATCAGGCAAACTAGGAGTCTCTGTGGAACAGGCATCTTGCCTGTTCAGAAAATGGACATTGAATTAAAATTGAGAATTATTACCTAAAGATTGGATAATTTTAAGGAAGATTGAAGTTGAGATTGTAGGGAAATATGGGGACGAATTTCTAAACCCAAATCAGGTAATTTTTGTATTTTATCATTAGTTTGACTGGTTAATCGAGAATCAGAAGGCCAAAGTAACCATCGACTTCCTAACGGTAACGTTTTCAAGGATTCAGGATTTTGAGTTAACCAAATAATCGGGAAATTAGGAGGTTCTTTTCCGAATACCTCTTCTCCAGGATTCACATCTGCTAAGGTATGAAGAACGACTCGATTTCCGTAAACTAATCCGGTTTTTGCTGTCCATAACTGAACATTGAATTGACTGCGACAAGTATAAAAATATAAGGATGCGGCAGCAATTACAGCTTGTTCAAAATCATCGGGTTGCCAGAAAAAAGAACTATCTAATGCAATAATAATTTCCTGACCGCCATGAGAGGTTTCTAATTCTCGAACTCGTAATTCGCCATATCGCGCACTAGAACGCCAATGAATTAAACGGGTGGGATCACCATAACGATAGGGTCTTAAGGTGCGGGTTACACCTTCGGTTGCCATTTGAAACTGACGATGTTCATAAATATTGGGGTTATACTCTTTTCCGATTTCATCGATTAACGGACAAGTTGTTAAGGGTAAAACTAACGGATAAACAATGGCACTTGCAGGAACTTTTCGTTCTCGACTACACCAAAATAATCCTAATGGTGTTGCGGTTCTTAATTGAACTCCAACCCAATGATAAATCCCCCGTTTTTGGGTAGGAATATAAGTTACCCATTGATCAGATTGATGGGCAGGTAAAAGCTCGATTACGGTTGCCGATTTTCCTAAACTTGGAGGTAATAAATCCTGAACTTGAATCAGAGTTTTAGCTTGATTGCTGGCATTTTTAATCGTTAATTCTAGGGTTAAATCCTCTCCCACACTAACGGGATTAATGATTTCTCGTTGAACTTGTAGGGAAATAAGAGAACGTTGGGGTAAAATTGCAGCAATGGCTAATAAAGCAAAACTAATACCACTAATAACATAAAGCCATCCTGCCATGGTATTTGTAGCTGCACCAAAGAAAAAGATGGATAATGCCAGGAGTAATCCCCCTGCATAGGCTGGGGCGACCCAATGGGATTCTAACCAGTGTTGTAGGTGAAATCGATGGTTTTTCATGAATTCAAAGCATTGGGGATGGGAAAGATCGTAGCAGGTTTTTGTCTATCTTGATCTGACGGAAGGAAAAGGTCAAAAAATGTTTACAAAGACTACAGGTAAGAAATATATTGCCTATAATTCAATTAATCTTAAAATTGCGTTGAAGTCAGCTAAACAACCCTAAGCTTATGACGAACTCCGCCTCCCCCAAACCTCTGCCCAAAATGCCTCCACCCCCTAGTGCTGTTTCAGTGGAGTCTTCCTCGGTTTCTATAGCCTCGGCTTCCTCAATTAAACTGATGGTGAAAGATGCTTATAGCAAAAAAGCCTCAGATATTCATATTCGAGTCGGACATACCCCTCGATTTAGAGTTCAAGGACAAATGGCAAGGGCAAAGGATCATGTTAAAGTCACGCCGGAACTATTTGAACAGTATTTAGATGAAATTCTCACTCCCCATCAACGCAAACAGTTTGCAGAAA is from Planktothrix sp. FACHB-1365 and encodes:
- a CDS encoding DUF58 domain-containing protein: MKNHRFHLQHWLESHWVAPAYAGGLLLALSIFFFGAATNTMAGWLYVISGISFALLAIAAILPQRSLISLQVQREIINPVSVGEDLTLELTIKNASNQAKTLIQVQDLLPPSLGKSATVIELLPAHQSDQWVTYIPTQKRGIYHWVGVQLRTATPLGLFWCSRERKVPASAIVYPLVLPLTTCPLIDEIGKEYNPNIYEHRQFQMATEGVTRTLRPYRYGDPTRLIHWRSSARYGELRVRELETSHGGQEIIIALDSSFFWQPDDFEQAVIAAASLYFYTCRSQFNVQLWTAKTGLVYGNRVVLHTLADVNPGEEVFGKEPPNFPIIWLTQNPESLKTLPLGSRWLLWPSDSRLTSQTNDKIQKLPDLGLEIRPHISLQSQLQSSLKLSNL